From one Bradyrhizobium sp. Ash2021 genomic stretch:
- a CDS encoding P-II family nitrogen regulator produces the protein MKIVMAIIKPFKLEEVRDALTAIGVHGLTVTEVKGYGRQKGHTEIYRGAEYAVSFLPKIKIEVAVASDQVDKTIDAITSAAKTGQIGDGKIFVINLDHAVRIRTGEADAAAL, from the coding sequence ATGAAAATTGTTATGGCGATCATCAAGCCATTCAAGCTCGAAGAAGTCCGTGACGCCCTGACCGCCATTGGCGTTCACGGTTTAACGGTGACGGAAGTCAAGGGATATGGCCGGCAGAAGGGCCATACGGAAATCTATCGCGGCGCCGAATACGCCGTGAGTTTCCTGCCCAAGATCAAGATCGAGGTCGCTGTCGCCTCGGACCAGGTCGACAAGACCATCGACGCCATCACCTCGGCTGCCAAAACCGGACAGATCGGCGACGGCAAGATCTTCGTCATCAACCTCGACCATGCGGTTCGCATCCGCACGGGTGAGGCGGATGCCGCGGCCCTCTGA
- a CDS encoding ammonium transporter — protein sequence MGALFRAAKFAALVTLAAGLSPATPAFAETSTINTADTAWMIVATALVLMMTIPGLALFYSGMVRKKNVLATMAQSLAAVAIVSILWVTFGYSLTFVGDGPWLGTLDRWFLAGMTMESVNPLAKTIPESLFMLYQMTFAIITVALVAGSVADRMRFSAFLLFSIGWFMFVYVPLAHWVWGGGFLATMGVLDFAGGLVVHLSAGVGGLVAAKVMGRRHGYGSDNLSPFDLSLAVMGTGLLWVGWFGFNGGSALAANSRAVMAIIATHLAACAGALTWGAIEWAMRRKPSVLGMISGAVAGLGTITPASGFVAPWHGIIIGIAAGLVCFWACTWLKHRFNYDDSLDVFGVHGVGGMTGTLLAGVFAVSAIGGTSGLIEGHPQQLLIQLYGVAVTLVWSGGVTYVLLKLVSAFVPLRVSLQQELEGLDISQHGEALQ from the coding sequence ATGGGGGCACTATTTCGTGCAGCGAAGTTCGCTGCACTCGTCACGCTTGCGGCGGGCCTTTCGCCGGCGACGCCGGCCTTCGCCGAAACCTCGACCATCAACACCGCCGACACCGCGTGGATGATCGTCGCCACCGCGCTGGTGCTGATGATGACGATCCCGGGCCTGGCACTGTTCTATTCCGGCATGGTGCGCAAGAAGAACGTGCTGGCGACGATGGCGCAGAGTCTCGCGGCGGTCGCGATTGTCTCGATTCTATGGGTGACGTTCGGCTATTCGCTCACCTTCGTCGGCGACGGTCCCTGGCTTGGCACGCTCGACCGCTGGTTTCTCGCCGGGATGACCATGGAGAGCGTCAATCCGCTAGCGAAGACGATTCCGGAATCGCTGTTCATGCTCTACCAGATGACGTTTGCGATCATCACGGTGGCGCTGGTGGCGGGCTCGGTCGCCGACCGGATGCGTTTCTCGGCCTTTCTCTTGTTCTCGATCGGCTGGTTCATGTTCGTCTATGTGCCGCTCGCGCATTGGGTGTGGGGCGGCGGCTTCCTCGCCACCATGGGCGTGCTGGATTTTGCCGGCGGTCTGGTGGTGCATCTTTCCGCCGGCGTCGGCGGACTGGTCGCGGCCAAGGTGATGGGCCGCCGTCACGGGTACGGCAGCGACAATCTGTCGCCGTTCGATCTGTCGCTCGCGGTGATGGGCACCGGATTGCTGTGGGTCGGCTGGTTCGGTTTCAATGGCGGTTCGGCGCTGGCGGCCAATTCACGCGCGGTCATGGCGATCATCGCGACGCATCTGGCGGCCTGCGCCGGCGCGCTGACCTGGGGCGCGATCGAATGGGCGATGCGGCGCAAGCCCTCGGTGCTCGGGATGATTTCCGGCGCGGTCGCGGGCCTCGGCACCATCACGCCGGCTTCCGGATTCGTCGCACCCTGGCACGGCATCATCATCGGCATCGCCGCTGGCCTCGTCTGCTTCTGGGCCTGCACCTGGCTCAAGCACCGCTTCAATTATGACGATTCGCTCGACGTGTTCGGCGTCCACGGCGTCGGCGGCATGACCGGCACCCTGCTCGCGGGCGTCTTCGCGGTCAGCGCCATCGGCGGGACCTCGGGCCTGATCGAGGGCCACCCGCAACAGCTGCTGATCCAGCTCTACGGCGTCGCCGTCACGCTGGTCTGGTCGGGCGGGGTCACCTACGTGCTGCTCAAGCTGGTGAGCGCGTTCGTGCCGCTACGGGTGTCGCTGCAGCAGGAGCTCGAAGGCCTCGATATTTCGCAGCACGGCGAAGCACTGCAATAA